CGAATTAGTAGAATTTGGTTATATCATCCAAGAAAATGGTCCGGTACCATTAGCTAATACAGCAGATTTGACGGAAATCTTGCGTCGTATCGAGTTAGATGCGAGTTTGGCAAGTCAAGAATTTGCAAAAATAAAAAAAGTTCTGCGTCTGGTAAATGAAACGCGGCGTTTTTTTGAGAATGCAGTAAATGTTAGCTTTCCTGTTTTGTCACAAACACTCGACAAATTTGTCGATGTGGGGTATTTGCTAGGCCTCCTACAAATCATCGATTCGGCGGGTGCGCTTGCGGATACCGCCTCAAGTCATTTGTTTAGTCTGCGCCAGACAATCAAAAAAAGTGACAGTGATGTCAAAAAAATATTAGCTGAAATCTTGTCCAAATCTCAGGATCATTTGACCGAAAATATCATTACCATCCGTCAAGGACGGCCAGTGCTTGCTGTCAGAAGTGATGGTAAGAATAAAATCCCTGGCGTCGTTCACGATATGAGTGCCTCAGGTCAGACCTTCTATATCGAGCCAAACCGAGTGGTCACACTAAACAACGATATCGCCCAAAAAAGGATAGAAGAAAAAAATGAAGTAGCTCGGATACTGCGAGAACTTGCGGAGGCCATAAAACCCCATATACCAGATATGCGACAAAACACCTGGTTAATCGGACAAATCGACCTTATTAATGCAAAATACCGCTATCAGCTGGCTAACAAAGCCACGATACCGACTATCTCTGATCATAAAGCAATCAAGCTCTATGATGCCAGACACCCCTTAATCGATCCAAAAACAGTCATCGCAAATGATCTTTTCTTTGATCAGACACTGGAAACGATCGTCATCACTGGGCCAAATACAGGTGGTAAGACGATTACCTTGAAAACACTTGGTGTCGCACAGCTGATGGCACAATCTGGTCTACCTATCCTAGCAGGTCACGGCAGTCAGGTCGGCATCTTTACAGAAATTTTTGCCGACATAGGTGATGAACAATCCATCGCCCAAAGCCTGTCAACGTTTTCAAGTCACATGACCAATATCGTTAAGATATTAGGGCAAGTTGATCATAAAAGTCTTGTCTTATTTGACGAGTTGGGTGCAGGCACTGACCCCAAAGAAGGGGCAGCCCTTGCGATTTCAATCCTCGACTTTCTAAAAGCTAGGCATGCTAAAACACTTGCGACAACGCATTACCCTGAACTAAAAGCGTATGGCGTTGAGACAGAAGGTGTCGAGAACGCCTCTATGGCTTTTGATTTGGACAATTTTAAGCCGACTTATCGCTTGGTACAAGGTGTACCTGGACGCTCAAACGCTTTGGAAATTTCAAGACGTTTAGGCTTGGACAGCTCGATATTAACTGAAGCTGCTGGCTTTCTGACAGAAGATGAACATGATGTAAACGTCATGATTGCCTCATTAGAGAAAAAAAATCAAGATTTAACAATATCAGTCACGAACATCAGGACACTTGAAAAAGAAAATAAACTGTTGCACCAAGACTTGAGCAAGTCAGTTGAGACCTTTAAGCGTGACCGTGAAAAAGCCTTAAACGAAGCACGACAAGAAGCACAAGATATCGTCAAAGTTGCGATTGATGAAGCAGATACGATTCTAAAGCATCTACAAGACAAGTCCTTGTTGAAACCACACGAAATCATAGAAGCAAAACACCAACTCGGTGAACTAGCTCCTGAACTTGTTGATCTGTCAAAAAACAAAGTCCTTAAAAAAGCCAAAGCAAAACGTGGCCTTAAGCCAGGCGTGGAAGTCCTCGTCCTATCCTATAATCAGCGTGGTAATCTCATCAGACTGGCTAAAGATGGGCGCTGGGAAGTTCAGATGGGCTTGATCACCACAAAACTATCAGAAGACGAGTTTGATCCGATAGAGAGCGAAGAGATTACTAAAAAAGTTAAGACCAAAGCCGTTAAAAAAACAGTGACTTCCCATATTCAAGCCCAGTTAGATTTACGTGGCACTCGATTTGAAGAAGCCCAAAAGCAATTAGACGACTATTTAGACCAAGCTTTACTCGCTAATCTGCACCAGATTACTGTCGTCCACGGTATCGGTACAGGGGTCATACGTGAGATGGTCCGTGAATATCTCCAACGGTCGAGACACGTCAAATCCTACACCTATGCCCCACAAAATGCAGGCGGTAGCGGAGCGACGATCGTGACCTTGAAGTAGGCCAAAACGTATACAGTAATACAGACAACACCGACCTAGATGTCGGTGTTTTTTTGTATGGGTTTCTAAGTAATAATGGGTTGTCAGATGATTTTGAAAAATTACAGTAAACTAAAGCATTTATAGATAATACATGTTATAATTGTTCTGAAAATAACTATAGACAAAGGAGTTGGATGATGGGTAAAGATTATACGATTGGGTTGGATATTGGGACAAATAGCGTGGAGTGACCATCGTAGAAAAAGTTACTTAGGTTAAGATATCTATAACTATAGTGATATAAAGTGGAGTGATATTTATGAACAGTTTCTGGGCCAAAAAAACAGAGAAAGATGGCAGATTGTATTGGCTGCCACTTAATCAGCATCTTGAAGATACGGCTAATGTTATTGGATTATTATGGGAGCATTGGCTGAGTCAAGGTCAAAAAGAGTTAATTATTACGGAAGTTGGTAATGAGGAACTTGCTAAAAATCTTACGCAACTCCTAGGATTCTATCATGACATTGGCAAATTAACTGCCGCATTTCAGACTAAAAAAAGTTATCATCAATCAGATGATCTAGATACTAGATTATTAGAGAAGTTAGAAACAGCTAATTTTAGTGGTATTTTATCATTAAATCTAACCAATGCTAATCGCTCTTTGCATGCGCTTGCGGGTCAAACTTTACTTGAGTCTTATGGTGTTAATCAAAGTTTTTCATCAATTGTGGGTGGTCACCACGGTAAGCCAGTTGATAATGGACAAATTGTGAGAAATCAGCTTAAAAGTTATCCAGCGAATTATTTTCAAGAAGAAAAAGAAACCCATCCAATCCATCAAAAATGGGAGTTATGTCAGAAAGAAATTTTTGATACAGGTTTAGCAAAATTTGGATTTGAAGATGCGCAAGCTATACCAGAGTTTTCTCAAGGTATTTGTGTTATTTTAGAAGGTTTACTGATTATGGCAGACTGGATTGCTAGTAATGAGGCATATTTCCCATTGATTGACCTTGACGATGACGGGAGTACGCTCAATCAAGAGGCTAGACTTGAAAACGGGTTTAAAGCATGGTTTAAAACACGGTTATGGCAACCTGAACCCAATTTTGATGTGACTGAATTATATAAGAAAAGATTTTCATTTGCTCCCAGAGATGTGCAAGAAAAATTATCAACTGCCATAGAAAATAGTAGTCAACCAGGTATTATAATCGTTGAAGCCCCAATGGGAGTAGGTAAGACTGAGGCAGCTTTAGTTGCTGTTGAACAACTGGCTTTCAAGACAGGACGTTCTGGTATGTTCTTTGGGTTACCGACCCAAGCTACTTCAAATGGTATTTTTTCTAGAGTAAACACGTGGTTAGAAAGTATCACAGAGGATAGCCA
The DNA window shown above is from Lactococcus paracarnosus and carries:
- a CDS encoding endonuclease MutS2, which produces MNNKILVTLEFDQIKAQVSQSLSTSQGQAEMQDLAPITDRDRIQKWFAELVEFGYIIQENGPVPLANTADLTEILRRIELDASLASQEFAKIKKVLRLVNETRRFFENAVNVSFPVLSQTLDKFVDVGYLLGLLQIIDSAGALADTASSHLFSLRQTIKKSDSDVKKILAEILSKSQDHLTENIITIRQGRPVLAVRSDGKNKIPGVVHDMSASGQTFYIEPNRVVTLNNDIAQKRIEEKNEVARILRELAEAIKPHIPDMRQNTWLIGQIDLINAKYRYQLANKATIPTISDHKAIKLYDARHPLIDPKTVIANDLFFDQTLETIVITGPNTGGKTITLKTLGVAQLMAQSGLPILAGHGSQVGIFTEIFADIGDEQSIAQSLSTFSSHMTNIVKILGQVDHKSLVLFDELGAGTDPKEGAALAISILDFLKARHAKTLATTHYPELKAYGVETEGVENASMAFDLDNFKPTYRLVQGVPGRSNALEISRRLGLDSSILTEAAGFLTEDEHDVNVMIASLEKKNQDLTISVTNIRTLEKENKLLHQDLSKSVETFKRDREKALNEARQEAQDIVKVAIDEADTILKHLQDKSLLKPHEIIEAKHQLGELAPELVDLSKNKVLKKAKAKRGLKPGVEVLVLSYNQRGNLIRLAKDGRWEVQMGLITTKLSEDEFDPIESEEITKKVKTKAVKKTVTSHIQAQLDLRGTRFEEAQKQLDDYLDQALLANLHQITVVHGIGTGVIREMVREYLQRSRHVKSYTYAPQNAGGSGATIVTLK
- the casB gene encoding type I-E CRISPR-associated protein Cse2/CasB, giving the protein MNSFWAKKTEKDGRLYWLPLNQHLEDTANVIGLLWEHWLSQGQKELIITEVGNEELAKNLTQLLGFYHDIGKLTAAFQTKKSYHQSDDLDTRLLEKLETANFSGILSLNLTNANRSLHALAGQTLLESYGVNQSFSSIVGGHHGKPVDNGQIVRNQLKSYPANYFQEEKETHPIHQKWELCQKEIFDTGLAKFGFEDAQAIPEFSQGICVILEGLLIMADWIASNEAYFPLIDLDDDGSTLNQEARLENGFKAWFKTRLWQPEPNFDVTELYKKRFSFAPRDVQEKLSTAIENSSQPGIIIVEAPMGVGKTEAALVAVEQLAFKTGRSGMFFGLPTQATSNGIFSRVNTWLESITEDSHQNQSLKLLHGKATLNDEFDNISKAQGIEIDDGIDGSVVTNEWFQGRKTGILDDFIVGTKEELAIFTSLQLYALHQQGKSEPIATFDSKDNIGQALKSLRKEGDSKAIDRRFNAMITSTTFEELAVHLRHLIKLLRKNTTKVSYAQLADDLFWYQNGFSDRVKLRWGQSYYSYTPKLKETVDK